The Nitrospira sp. genome has a window encoding:
- a CDS encoding winged helix-turn-helix domain-containing protein, which translates to MEELKDILVGLEQRINAYKSRFQDLEKKRRRLDDEIATIKKYLELAETLYRVEADKAKLASLSNQIIPADDSKGIRAPQMMDVTDQSREILLGRSKYVGKSVPQAAYEILRESNRAMHAKELVQRLIEGGLQIKGKTPLTSIATSLKRDKRFRKVGPNTFEAVDDMLIKAV; encoded by the coding sequence GTGGAAGAATTAAAGGACATTCTTGTTGGTCTGGAACAACGGATCAACGCGTATAAGAGCCGATTTCAGGACCTAGAGAAGAAGCGTCGTCGACTGGACGATGAAATCGCGACCATTAAGAAGTATCTGGAGCTTGCGGAAACCCTCTACCGCGTCGAGGCCGACAAGGCCAAGCTTGCCAGCCTGTCAAATCAAATCATTCCAGCTGATGATTCCAAGGGGATTCGAGCTCCACAAATGATGGATGTCACTGATCAATCCCGAGAAATTCTTCTTGGGCGGAGTAAGTATGTCGGGAAAAGTGTTCCTCAAGCCGCTTATGAAATACTCCGGGAATCGAACCGAGCGATGCATGCCAAAGAGCTTGTGCAACGGTTGATTGAGGGCGGATTGCAAATCAAAGGGAAGACCCCGTTAACGTCGATTGCGACGTCATTGAAGCGTGATAAGCGGTTCAGAAAGGTCGGCCCCAATACGTTTGAAGCTGTAGACGACATGCTAATCAAGGCTGTGTAG
- a CDS encoding UDP-3-O-acyl-N-acetylglucosamine deacetylase, which yields MRNQQTLASTITCSGVGLHSGQSASITLRPAPPDTGVVFVSRQGDTDAYLPVSIEHRIPTELCTAISGGGFQVQTIEHLLSALAGLHVDNVFIDVTASEVPVMDGSAAPFVRLIQAAGIVPQDRKQPFLKIMSPLEVTEGSKRVRIEPSPTPRITYSIHYEHPLIKTQTYEHDCSVGAFEREIAEARTFGFLQEVQALWARGLGKGGTLDNTVVLSGDGIVNDSGLRFNNEFVRHKILDLIGDFSLLGMSFIGHIIADRSGHALHTRLVQQILKQPEKWVLLNADPIVEGTRLISHRSRFQPAVALQAAS from the coding sequence GTGCGCAATCAACAAACTTTAGCATCGACCATCACATGTTCCGGCGTTGGACTTCACTCTGGGCAATCCGCATCCATTACACTACGCCCGGCTCCGCCTGATACGGGAGTGGTGTTTGTCAGTCGACAGGGTGATACCGATGCATATCTTCCCGTCTCCATCGAACATCGGATTCCCACTGAACTGTGCACCGCCATCAGTGGCGGAGGCTTCCAGGTCCAAACCATCGAGCATTTGCTGTCGGCGCTGGCAGGACTCCACGTGGACAACGTTTTCATTGATGTCACGGCCAGTGAAGTCCCGGTTATGGATGGAAGTGCGGCACCGTTTGTCCGCCTGATTCAAGCCGCGGGAATCGTTCCGCAAGATCGGAAACAACCGTTTCTCAAGATTATGTCTCCCCTTGAAGTGACCGAAGGATCAAAGCGGGTAAGGATCGAACCATCCCCAACCCCACGCATTACCTATTCAATTCACTATGAACATCCTCTGATCAAGACTCAGACGTACGAGCATGACTGCTCTGTTGGTGCATTTGAGCGCGAGATCGCCGAAGCGAGAACCTTCGGGTTTCTCCAGGAAGTTCAGGCCTTGTGGGCTCGTGGACTTGGGAAAGGCGGAACACTCGATAACACTGTCGTCCTGTCTGGAGACGGCATCGTGAATGACTCCGGTCTCCGATTTAACAACGAGTTTGTCCGTCACAAAATCCTTGATCTGATCGGTGACTTCTCTCTCCTTGGGATGTCCTTTATCGGCCATATCATCGCAGACCGCTCGGGACATGCACTCCATACACGTCTCGTCCAACAAATCCTCAAGCAGCCTGAGAAGTGGGTGCTGTTAAATGCCGACCCAATAGTCGAGGGAACACGTTTGATTTCGCACCGATCTCGTTTCCAGCCAGCTGTGGCACTTCAGGCTGCTTCCTAA